In Entelurus aequoreus isolate RoL-2023_Sb linkage group LG13, RoL_Eaeq_v1.1, whole genome shotgun sequence, a genomic segment contains:
- the LOC133663732 gene encoding SPEG neighbor protein-like, with protein MSKAKAPPPSGFNLDINDPQVQEAAVRIQASYRGHRSRKEMREKGPPKILQELKDVVLVEGSAAKLECRVSAFPDPFITWYKDGKELKDGPKYRYVFEDPDFVALVVRDGVLADLGKYTVNIKNPFGQTSGLACILVEVPAKVSKGPENLKAKRGTTVVLKADIRGEPPPDVAWLKDGDDIEEDDRVFYDVGDTNTILTIKKAKLADAGKYEVFVENSLGTDQSFARVDIL; from the exons ATGTCCAAAGCAAAGGCTCCACCTCCCTCTGGGTTCAATCTGGACATCAACGACCCTCAGGTCCAGGAAGCTGCCGTTCGAATCCAGGCCTCGTATCGCGGCCACAG GTCCCGAAAAGAGATGCGAGAGAAAGGCCCTCCTAAAATCTTACAGGAGCTCAAAGATGTGGTTCTTGTTGAAGGCAGTGCAGCAAAGCTGGAGTGCAGAGTTAGCGCTTTCCCAGATCCGTTCATCACCTGGTACAAGGACGGGAAGGAATTAAAGGACGGTCCCAAGTACCGTTACGTTTTCGAAGACCCTGATTTTGTGGCACTGGTGGTTCGAGACGGGGTACTTGCAGATCTGGGCAAATATACAGTCAACATCAAGAATCCATTCGGGCAGACATCAGGATTAGCTTGTATTCTAGTGGAAG TCCCTGCCAAGGTTTCCAAAGGCCCAGAAAACTTGAAGGCCAAGAGGGGAACAACAGTGGTGCTCAAGGCTGACATAAGGGGGGAGCCTCCCCCAGACGTTGCCTGGCTCAAAGACGGAGATGACATTGAAGAAGACGACAG GGTATTCTATGATGTTGGCGACACCAACACAATTTTGACCATAAAAAAAGCCAAACTGGCAGATGCTGGAAAGTATGAAGTGTTTGTGGAGAACAGTCTTGGGACTGACCAGTCCTTTGCTCGAGTGGACATCCTCTGA